The Nitrospira sp. KM1 genome includes a window with the following:
- the rplF gene encoding 50S ribosomal protein L6, with amino-acid sequence MSRIGKKPVPVPSGVDVTVKGSVVSVKGPLGKLDWKLAQGIGVSVDKGQVIVTRANEDRKVRALHGLVRAELNNMVHGVTKGYERNLEITGVGYKAALQGKTMNFNVGFINPVVFPIPTGIDVKIDKQTLINVKGIDKRLVGQVAANLRAIKPPDVYKQKGVRYAGEVLRKKEGKTGK; translated from the coding sequence ATGTCACGTATAGGAAAAAAGCCGGTCCCGGTTCCCAGTGGAGTGGATGTCACGGTGAAGGGCTCTGTCGTATCGGTGAAAGGGCCGTTGGGAAAGCTCGACTGGAAGTTGGCGCAAGGCATTGGCGTCTCCGTTGACAAAGGACAGGTCATCGTGACGCGAGCCAACGAAGACCGGAAAGTCCGGGCGCTGCATGGGCTGGTCAGAGCGGAACTCAACAATATGGTCCATGGTGTGACAAAGGGCTACGAGCGAAATCTTGAGATTACTGGTGTGGGATACAAGGCTGCCCTTCAGGGCAAAACGATGAATTTCAACGTTGGCTTCATCAATCCTGTCGTATTTCCCATTCCGACCGGGATCGATGTGAAGATCGACAAGCAGACGCTGATCAATGTCAAGGGCATCGATAAACGTCTGGTTGGCCAGGTGGCGGCGAATCTGCGGGCGATCAAGCCGCCGGACGTGTACAAGCAGAAGGGTGTCAGGTATGCCGGAGAGGTCCTGCGCAAGAAGGAAGGCAAGACCGGGAAGTAG
- the rpsH gene encoding 30S ribosomal protein S8: protein MVTDPISDLLVRLRNGFRRQHEVVTVPASKLKREVLRVLQAEGYIHGVETADEDGHPVLKVQLRYVGEGQPMITGMERISKPGRRVYVGIKDIPRVRNGIGMAILSTSKGLMTDQASRKAGLGGEVLCSIW, encoded by the coding sequence ATGGTGACAGATCCGATCAGTGATTTGTTGGTGAGATTGCGAAATGGGTTTCGTCGGCAGCACGAAGTGGTGACGGTCCCAGCTTCGAAGCTCAAGCGGGAAGTTTTACGCGTCCTGCAAGCCGAAGGGTACATCCACGGCGTCGAAACCGCGGACGAAGACGGCCATCCGGTGTTGAAAGTGCAGTTGCGGTATGTGGGTGAAGGGCAACCCATGATCACCGGGATGGAACGGATCAGCAAGCCAGGTCGGCGCGTCTATGTCGGTATCAAGGACATTCCCCGTGTGCGCAATGGCATTGGAATGGCCATTCTGTCCACGTCCAAGGGGCTCATGACCGATCAGGCTTCGCGCAAGGCCGGCTTGGGTGGTGAAGTTCTGTGTTCAATCTGGTAA
- the rplB gene encoding 50S ribosomal protein L2, whose amino-acid sequence MALKAYKPTTSGRRGMTIVTTKELTKKRPEKSLTSFHLRTGGRNNDGRTTVRFRGAGHRRLYRKIDFRRDKVGIPAKVVALEYDPNRSARIALLSYQDGEHRYILAPVGLQVGDVLQSGEDSEVRAGNALPLSKMPLGTTIHNIELKPGKGGQLIRSAGGFAQVMGRDGNYVQVRLKSGEMRRILGTCMATVGQVGNVDHENINVGKAGRTRWLGRRPHVRGVVMNPVDHPHGGGEGKSGQGNPHPVSPWGLPTKGYKTRKNKSTNKFIIARRK is encoded by the coding sequence ATGGCCCTGAAAGCATATAAGCCGACTACATCTGGACGTCGCGGAATGACTATCGTGACGACCAAGGAGTTGACGAAGAAAAGACCTGAAAAGTCCCTCACGTCCTTCCACCTCCGTACGGGCGGACGTAACAATGACGGTCGGACTACCGTAAGATTTCGTGGCGCTGGTCACCGACGCCTGTATCGGAAAATTGATTTCCGTCGAGACAAGGTCGGCATTCCGGCCAAAGTGGTGGCTTTGGAGTATGATCCTAACCGCTCTGCACGGATCGCACTTCTCAGCTATCAGGACGGTGAGCATCGCTATATTCTCGCTCCTGTAGGGCTGCAAGTGGGAGATGTCTTGCAGTCGGGAGAAGATTCAGAAGTGCGAGCAGGCAATGCATTGCCACTTTCGAAGATGCCGCTTGGCACCACGATACATAATATTGAGTTGAAGCCGGGAAAAGGCGGGCAACTGATTCGCAGCGCCGGAGGGTTTGCCCAGGTGATGGGTCGTGACGGGAATTATGTTCAAGTCCGGCTGAAGTCCGGCGAAATGCGTCGGATTCTTGGGACATGCATGGCGACGGTCGGGCAGGTTGGCAATGTCGATCACGAAAATATCAACGTTGGAAAGGCCGGAAGAACCCGATGGCTGGGTCGTCGGCCTCACGTGCGCGGTGTCGTCATGAACCCGGTCGATCATCCGCACGGTGGAGGAGAGGGGAAGTCTGGGCAGGGCAATCCCCATCCGGTGTCTCCATGGGGACTGCCGACGAAGGGTTATAAGACGCGTAAAAACAAATCCACCAACAAGTTCATTATCGCCAGACGGAAGTAG
- the tuf gene encoding elongation factor Tu: MAKAKFERKKPHVNIGTIGHVDHGKTTLTAALTKVCADKGMAKFISYDEVAKASESQGRRDATKIMTIAISHVEYETDKRHYAHVDCPGHADYVKNMITGAAQMDGAILVVSAADGPMPQTREHILLARQVGVPYIVVFLNKADKVDDKELLDLVELEVRELLSKYDFPGEKTPIIQGSALKAMEGDGGPLGVPAIMKLLDSVDSYIPTPQRPIDKPFLMPIEDVFTISGRGTVVTGRCERGIVKVGDEIEIVGLKPTQSTVVTGVEMFRKVLDEGQAGDNIGVLLRGTKKEDVERGMVLSKPKSITPHTKFKAEIYVLTKEEGGRHTPFFNGYRPQFYFRTTDVTGIVSLNPGVEMVMPGDNVSVSAELISPIAMDQGLRFAVREGGKTVGSGVVTEILA, encoded by the coding sequence ATGGCGAAGGCGAAATTTGAGCGGAAGAAGCCGCATGTGAATATCGGGACGATCGGGCACGTGGACCACGGAAAGACGACGTTGACAGCGGCCTTAACGAAGGTGTGTGCGGACAAGGGGATGGCGAAGTTCATCAGCTATGACGAAGTGGCGAAGGCGTCGGAGAGCCAGGGCCGGCGGGACGCGACGAAGATCATGACGATCGCCATCAGTCACGTGGAGTACGAGACGGACAAGCGGCACTATGCGCATGTGGACTGTCCGGGGCACGCCGACTACGTGAAGAATATGATCACGGGAGCGGCCCAGATGGACGGGGCGATCCTGGTGGTCAGTGCGGCGGACGGGCCGATGCCGCAGACGCGGGAGCACATCTTATTGGCGCGCCAAGTCGGGGTGCCCTACATCGTGGTGTTCTTGAACAAGGCGGACAAGGTCGATGACAAGGAGTTGTTGGACCTGGTGGAATTGGAAGTGCGGGAGTTGCTCTCGAAGTATGATTTTCCGGGCGAGAAGACGCCGATCATCCAGGGGAGCGCCTTGAAGGCGATGGAAGGCGACGGGGGTCCGCTGGGGGTGCCGGCGATCATGAAATTGCTCGATTCGGTGGACAGCTATATTCCGACGCCGCAACGGCCGATCGACAAGCCGTTTTTGATGCCGATCGAAGACGTGTTTACGATCAGCGGCCGGGGCACGGTGGTGACGGGCCGCTGTGAGCGGGGCATCGTGAAGGTGGGGGATGAAATCGAGATCGTGGGGTTGAAGCCGACGCAGAGCACGGTGGTGACGGGGGTGGAGATGTTCCGCAAGGTGCTCGACGAGGGGCAGGCGGGCGACAACATCGGGGTGCTGCTGCGGGGGACGAAGAAAGAGGACGTGGAGCGGGGGATGGTGCTCTCGAAGCCGAAGAGTATTACGCCGCATACGAAGTTCAAGGCGGAGATTTATGTGCTGACGAAGGAAGAAGGGGGACGGCATACGCCGTTCTTCAACGGGTACCGGCCGCAGTTTTACTTCCGGACGACGGATGTGACGGGGATCGTGTCGTTGAATCCGGGGGTGGAGATGGTGATGCCGGGGGACAATGTGAGCGTGTCGGCGGAGTTGATCAGCCCGATTGCGATGGATCAGGGGTTGCGCTTTGCCGTGCGTGAGGGCGGCAAGACCGTCGGCTCCGGCGTCGTCACCGAAATCCTGGCGTAG
- a CDS encoding 50S ribosomal protein L23 has product MKTDLHNVLIQPLLTEKITALRESSNTVGFLVHASANRVQIKQAVETLLKVKVERVNVLNVQGKIKRLGRFSGKRSDWKKAFVKLKQGEKLELYEGA; this is encoded by the coding sequence ATGAAAACAGATCTTCACAATGTGCTCATTCAGCCGTTGTTGACGGAAAAGATCACCGCATTGCGCGAGAGCAGCAATACGGTCGGGTTTCTTGTGCATGCTTCTGCCAATCGCGTGCAGATCAAGCAGGCCGTCGAAACGTTGTTGAAAGTGAAAGTCGAGCGGGTCAATGTCCTGAACGTTCAGGGGAAGATTAAGCGTCTTGGACGTTTTTCTGGAAAGCGTTCGGATTGGAAGAAGGCGTTCGTGAAGCTCAAGCAGGGTGAAAAGCTTGAGCTGTATGAAGGTGCATAG
- a CDS encoding type Z 30S ribosomal protein S14, with protein MSRLALRNKCAEKPKFTTRAYHRCGICGRVHGFLRRFKMCRICFRLLSLKGEIPGVRKASW; from the coding sequence GTGTCCAGACTAGCCCTGAGAAACAAGTGCGCTGAAAAACCGAAGTTCACGACGAGGGCGTATCACCGGTGCGGGATCTGCGGCCGGGTTCATGGATTCCTGCGGCGATTCAAAATGTGCAGGATCTGCTTTCGGTTGCTGAGCCTCAAGGGAGAGATTCCCGGGGTGCGGAAGGCGAGTTGGTAA
- the rplP gene encoding 50S ribosomal protein L16 has product MLAPKKVKFRKMMKGRMRGKAYRGGQVTLGEFGLKALEPGWVTSRQIEAARIAITRYVKRGGQVWTRIFPDKPITKKPAETRMGKGKGNPEYWVAVVKPGRILYEMGGVTSDIANEAFRLASHKLPIATKCVARGEF; this is encoded by the coding sequence GTGTTAGCACCGAAAAAAGTCAAGTTCAGAAAAATGATGAAGGGTCGAATGCGAGGGAAGGCCTATCGTGGCGGCCAGGTCACCCTCGGCGAATTCGGATTGAAGGCTCTTGAGCCTGGCTGGGTGACCAGTCGGCAAATCGAGGCTGCTCGGATCGCCATTACCCGCTATGTGAAGCGGGGCGGTCAGGTATGGACAAGAATTTTCCCCGACAAGCCGATTACCAAAAAGCCGGCAGAAACTCGAATGGGTAAAGGGAAAGGCAATCCTGAATATTGGGTGGCTGTCGTGAAGCCTGGGCGAATCCTCTATGAGATGGGCGGCGTCACTTCGGATATTGCGAATGAAGCATTTCGTCTCGCTTCTCACAAGCTTCCCATTGCGACGAAATGCGTTGCCCGAGGAGAGTTTTAG
- the rpsC gene encoding 30S ribosomal protein S3, with translation MGQKTHPIGYRLGYNYTWSSRWYAGKDYAKLLHQDIKIRKVVKQKLFHAGVAKVEIERSGDQTRVIIHTARPGIIIGRKGAEVDKLKAELEKQYGGQVYITVKEIKKPELDAQLVSENVATQLEKRVAFRRAMKRSVQSALRLGAQGIKIMIAGRLGGAEIARTEWYREGRVPLHTLRAEVDYGFAEAHTTMGQIGVKTWIYKGEILPAQPLKPESALERRLG, from the coding sequence ATGGGTCAAAAAACACATCCAATCGGATATCGGCTCGGATACAACTACACGTGGAGTTCCAGGTGGTATGCCGGAAAAGATTACGCCAAGTTGCTTCATCAGGACATCAAGATCCGAAAGGTCGTGAAACAGAAATTGTTTCACGCCGGCGTGGCGAAGGTGGAGATCGAGCGTTCCGGAGACCAAACCCGGGTGATCATTCATACGGCCCGTCCGGGAATCATTATCGGCCGCAAGGGGGCCGAGGTCGACAAGTTGAAGGCCGAATTGGAAAAGCAGTACGGCGGTCAAGTGTACATTACGGTCAAGGAAATCAAAAAGCCGGAATTGGATGCCCAACTTGTCAGCGAGAATGTAGCCACTCAATTGGAGAAGCGCGTGGCCTTTCGCCGCGCAATGAAACGAAGCGTGCAATCGGCGCTGCGGCTTGGAGCTCAAGGCATCAAGATCATGATTGCGGGGCGACTCGGTGGAGCGGAAATCGCCAGAACTGAATGGTATCGCGAAGGTCGGGTGCCCTTGCACACGCTGCGTGCCGAGGTGGATTACGGGTTTGCGGAGGCCCATACGACCATGGGTCAGATCGGCGTCAAGACCTGGATCTATAAGGGGGAAATTCTCCCTGCTCAACCCTTGAAGCCGGAGTCTGCGCTAGAGCGACGGTTAGGCTAA
- the rpsJ gene encoding 30S ribosomal protein S10 has translation MKVDQRIRIRLRGFDYRVLDQSVAEIVETVRRSGAKIVGPIPLPTRIEKFTVQRATHADKKAREQFEIRTHKRLMDIMEPTPETMDSLMKLNLAAGVDVEIKL, from the coding sequence GTGAAGGTTGATCAAAGAATCAGAATCAGATTGCGCGGGTTTGATTATCGCGTTTTGGATCAGTCGGTCGCGGAAATCGTCGAGACTGTTCGCCGAAGCGGTGCGAAGATCGTCGGTCCCATACCCTTGCCGACGCGCATCGAGAAATTTACCGTTCAACGTGCCACGCACGCTGATAAAAAGGCTCGCGAACAATTTGAAATTCGAACGCACAAGCGGCTGATGGATATTATGGAGCCCACGCCTGAGACGATGGATTCGCTGATGAAGCTGAATCTGGCTGCGGGTGTCGACGTCGAAATCAAGCTGTGA
- the rplX gene encoding 50S ribosomal protein L24 yields the protein MESLQKSRIRKGDTVVVIAGRDRGKSGKVLSVDRSAGKVIVEKLNMIKRHTKPNQKVKQGGILEREAPLAISNVMYLCPVTQKPTRLGMRTQSDGRRVRFSKKSKELVE from the coding sequence GTGGAATCGCTTCAGAAAAGCCGAATTCGTAAGGGAGATACCGTGGTTGTGATCGCGGGTCGCGATCGCGGCAAATCCGGGAAAGTGCTTTCGGTCGACCGGTCTGCCGGAAAGGTCATCGTCGAGAAGTTGAACATGATCAAACGGCATACCAAGCCGAATCAGAAGGTGAAGCAGGGTGGAATTCTGGAGCGCGAGGCACCGCTCGCGATCTCCAATGTCATGTATTTGTGTCCGGTGACGCAAAAGCCGACCCGTCTCGGAATGCGGACGCAGAGTGACGGCCGTCGGGTGCGATTCAGCAAGAAATCCAAGGAACTCGTTGAGTAG
- the rplC gene encoding 50S ribosomal protein L3, whose product MTNGLLGKKLGMTQVFDESQFVPVTVIEAGPCRVVMVKTKESDGYEAVQLAYEETKDRKLSGAQLGHLKKHQAPAMRTLKEFKKTGDVAVGQVIKADLFKKGDWVDVIGVSKGKGFQGVVRRHHYSGGPESHGSMFHRAPGSIGASSFPSRVWKGKTLPGHMGAERVTTQRLKVIDSRPEENLLLVRGAVPGAANGLVIVRKSKKG is encoded by the coding sequence ATGACGAACGGGTTGCTCGGTAAAAAGTTGGGAATGACGCAGGTGTTTGACGAGAGTCAATTTGTACCCGTGACCGTCATTGAAGCAGGACCCTGTCGTGTCGTGATGGTCAAGACCAAGGAAAGCGACGGCTATGAAGCCGTCCAGTTGGCGTACGAAGAGACCAAGGACCGGAAGCTTTCCGGGGCGCAACTGGGTCATTTGAAGAAGCATCAGGCTCCGGCCATGCGCACGTTGAAAGAATTCAAGAAGACCGGTGATGTCGCTGTCGGCCAAGTGATTAAAGCCGATTTGTTCAAGAAGGGTGATTGGGTCGATGTCATCGGCGTGTCGAAGGGCAAGGGCTTTCAGGGCGTCGTGCGTCGGCATCATTATTCGGGCGGTCCGGAATCGCATGGCTCCATGTTTCATCGCGCGCCGGGTTCCATCGGAGCCAGCTCTTTTCCTTCTCGTGTCTGGAAAGGAAAGACGTTGCCGGGGCACATGGGTGCGGAGCGTGTGACCACTCAGCGACTGAAGGTCATCGATTCGCGCCCCGAGGAGAATCTCCTGTTGGTCCGTGGCGCCGTTCCTGGTGCGGCTAACGGTCTGGTGATCGTCAGAAAGTCTAAGAAGGGATAG
- the rplE gene encoding 50S ribosomal protein L5 yields MAEVKDSKKTAKGAKPAGRSSRKESGSTPQALDDGSEESKFKPRLRDMYRDQVVPALMKEFSYKNVMQVPKLERIVLNVGMSEATQNVKLLESAAGELATITGQKPIITKAKKAIAGFKLRQGMPIGTKVTLRNRRMYEFFDRLVTLALPRIRDFRGVSPKAFDGRGNYTLGLKEQLIFPEIKYDEVASIHGMDITIVTTARTNDEGKALLRQLGMPFRT; encoded by the coding sequence ATGGCGGAAGTAAAAGATTCAAAAAAGACAGCGAAGGGCGCGAAGCCGGCAGGGCGGTCATCAAGAAAAGAGAGCGGCTCGACCCCTCAAGCCCTGGATGACGGCAGTGAAGAGTCGAAGTTTAAGCCCAGGTTACGTGACATGTACCGGGATCAGGTCGTTCCCGCTCTGATGAAAGAGTTTTCATACAAGAATGTGATGCAGGTGCCGAAGCTTGAGCGCATCGTGCTCAACGTCGGGATGAGCGAAGCCACGCAGAACGTGAAGCTGCTTGAGAGCGCTGCAGGGGAATTGGCGACGATTACCGGTCAGAAGCCGATTATCACGAAGGCCAAGAAAGCGATCGCAGGATTCAAATTGCGTCAGGGCATGCCGATCGGCACGAAGGTGACGCTGCGGAACCGTCGAATGTACGAATTTTTCGATCGTTTGGTCACGCTGGCTCTTCCTCGCATTCGGGATTTTCGCGGAGTGTCTCCCAAGGCTTTCGATGGCCGTGGAAACTATACGTTGGGACTGAAAGAGCAGCTGATCTTTCCTGAAATCAAGTATGACGAAGTCGCCTCGATCCACGGCATGGACATTACGATCGTGACGACCGCTCGCACCAACGATGAAGGCAAGGCATTGCTCCGACAATTGGGGATGCCGTTTAGAACGTAA
- the rpsS gene encoding 30S ribosomal protein S19, with translation MPRSVSKGPFIDDHLLKKVAQMNQTKDRKIIKTWSRRSTVVPDMIGHTFAVHNGKKFIPVFVTENMVGHKLGEFAPTRFFKGHGQAKTEKAVALK, from the coding sequence ATGCCGAGGTCGGTAAGCAAAGGGCCGTTCATTGACGATCATCTGCTGAAGAAGGTCGCGCAGATGAATCAAACGAAGGATCGTAAAATAATTAAGACGTGGTCACGCCGATCCACGGTGGTGCCCGATATGATCGGTCATACATTCGCCGTTCATAATGGCAAGAAGTTCATCCCCGTGTTCGTCACGGAAAACATGGTCGGTCACAAGCTCGGCGAATTTGCTCCGACTCGGTTTTTCAAAGGGCACGGACAGGCGAAAACTGAAAAGGCAGTCGCGCTCAAGTAA
- the rpsQ gene encoding 30S ribosomal protein S17 has product MAEAEVKRREWVGRVISNKMNKTVVVAVERSVVHPIYRKVLRRMTKLKAHDEQNSCNVGDRVRMIETRPISKDKHFRVVEVLEKGRAD; this is encoded by the coding sequence ATGGCAGAGGCTGAGGTTAAGCGACGGGAATGGGTCGGGCGTGTCATCAGCAATAAGATGAACAAGACAGTTGTGGTGGCCGTTGAACGTTCCGTCGTGCACCCTATCTACCGCAAGGTGCTGCGGCGAATGACCAAGCTGAAGGCGCACGATGAACAGAATTCGTGCAATGTCGGCGATCGAGTTCGAATGATTGAAACGAGGCCGATCAGCAAGGACAAGCATTTTCGCGTCGTGGAAGTATTGGAAAAAGGGCGAGCCGACTAG
- the rpsE gene encoding 30S ribosomal protein S5, translating to MRVNPDELSLKDKVVFINRVAKVVKGGKRFNFCALVVVGDGQGWVGIGKGKAAEVPVAISKAVQQAKKNLVHVPLKSGTIPHEVHGLFGGEHVLLKPAVEGTGIIAGGAVRAVVELVGAHNVISKTLGRGNPFNTVRATLDGLVQLRNPEEVLHLRRGLSEGRQAGMGA from the coding sequence GTGCGAGTCAATCCAGACGAACTCAGCTTAAAGGACAAGGTCGTCTTCATCAACCGCGTTGCAAAGGTGGTGAAGGGCGGTAAACGATTCAACTTCTGCGCACTCGTCGTCGTCGGCGACGGGCAGGGGTGGGTCGGCATCGGCAAAGGCAAGGCGGCGGAAGTCCCTGTTGCGATTTCTAAGGCCGTACAGCAGGCGAAGAAGAACCTGGTGCATGTCCCACTCAAGTCCGGGACGATTCCCCATGAAGTGCACGGGTTGTTCGGGGGTGAGCATGTGTTGCTCAAGCCTGCGGTCGAGGGTACGGGCATCATCGCGGGTGGAGCGGTGAGAGCTGTCGTGGAACTGGTCGGGGCGCACAATGTGATTTCCAAAACGCTGGGCCGGGGAAATCCATTTAATACGGTACGCGCGACACTCGATGGTTTGGTGCAGTTGAGAAATCCAGAAGAAGTCCTGCATCTCAGGCGCGGTCTGTCGGAAGGCCGGCAGGCGGGGATGGGAGCATAA
- the rpmD gene encoding 50S ribosomal protein L30, translated as MSKTKSGASQGLRITLKRSPIGTPERHRLVLRGLGLRKIRQSVLRPDTPQVRGLIHRVGYLLEVQPS; from the coding sequence ATGTCGAAGACCAAGTCGGGAGCATCTCAGGGCCTTCGTATCACGCTGAAGCGCAGCCCTATCGGCACGCCGGAGCGACACCGTCTCGTCTTGCGAGGGTTGGGTCTTCGCAAAATCCGTCAATCAGTGCTTCGACCTGATACACCGCAAGTGCGCGGTCTGATTCATCGGGTCGGTTATTTATTGGAAGTACAGCCATCATGA
- the rpmC gene encoding 50S ribosomal protein L29 yields the protein MDLKELKQLTAPELLEKEKQLTQELFNLRFQLGTGRLENPMQIRKTKRTIAQVKTIMRQSELQGRKTAE from the coding sequence ATGGATTTGAAAGAACTCAAGCAATTGACTGCTCCAGAGTTGTTGGAGAAAGAAAAACAACTGACCCAGGAGTTGTTTAATCTTCGGTTCCAATTGGGAACCGGGCGATTGGAAAATCCGATGCAAATCAGAAAAACCAAGCGAACGATTGCGCAGGTCAAGACCATCATGCGCCAATCGGAACTGCAGGGCCGCAAGACGGCCGAATAA
- the rplD gene encoding 50S ribosomal protein L4 — translation MPTVDVIDLNRRKVGSAELPPEVFGCKPHRTLVHEAVVMQQACERQGTASTLRRGEVSGSGKKPWKQKHTGRARAGSLRSPVWRHGGSVFGPKPRSYAFNMPKKKYRAALQSALSAKLADGHVIVVSNFTLESSKTKVLAKTLKQFGEGSHILIIAGEGHTGLTQAAKNLAGVGVVAPDRLNVYDIVRAGTIMIPERDVARLKEVWA, via the coding sequence ATGCCGACGGTTGATGTCATAGATTTGAACAGACGAAAAGTGGGGTCCGCGGAGCTTCCTCCGGAGGTGTTCGGTTGTAAGCCCCACCGAACGCTTGTGCATGAAGCCGTGGTCATGCAGCAGGCTTGTGAGCGGCAAGGAACGGCTTCTACTCTCCGTCGAGGTGAAGTGAGCGGGTCCGGGAAGAAGCCCTGGAAGCAAAAGCACACAGGACGTGCCAGGGCCGGTTCATTGCGCTCGCCTGTATGGCGTCACGGTGGGTCGGTCTTTGGGCCGAAGCCGAGAAGCTACGCATTCAACATGCCGAAGAAGAAGTACCGAGCCGCTCTGCAAAGCGCCCTATCGGCAAAGCTGGCGGATGGACATGTGATCGTCGTCTCGAATTTCACGCTCGAATCAAGCAAGACCAAAGTGCTGGCGAAAACATTGAAGCAGTTTGGAGAAGGGTCTCACATCCTGATCATCGCTGGAGAGGGACATACCGGATTGACTCAGGCAGCCAAGAATCTTGCCGGAGTCGGAGTCGTCGCGCCGGACCGTCTTAACGTCTATGATATCGTGCGCGCGGGAACGATCATGATTCCGGAGCGTGATGTGGCGCGTTTGAAGGAGGTCTGGGCATGA
- the rplV gene encoding 50S ribosomal protein L22 yields the protein MAEAQAILRFVRVAPRKARPVVDMIRGQQVPMALAMLKHLPRHAARVIEKVLRSAVANAEQKELGDSESMRVSKAFVNCGPIYKRFRARSMGRANSIQKRTSHITVVVESADVGRKH from the coding sequence ATGGCAGAAGCACAAGCAATACTTCGATTCGTTCGCGTGGCTCCTCGCAAGGCCCGTCCGGTCGTGGACATGATACGAGGACAACAAGTTCCCATGGCCTTGGCGATGCTCAAGCATCTTCCTCGTCATGCGGCGCGGGTCATCGAAAAGGTGCTTCGCTCAGCCGTCGCCAATGCTGAACAGAAGGAGTTGGGCGACAGCGAATCCATGCGGGTGTCCAAAGCGTTCGTAAACTGTGGGCCAATCTATAAGCGCTTCCGCGCGAGATCGATGGGACGTGCGAATTCGATCCAAAAGCGCACCAGTCATATTACCGTCGTCGTCGAATCGGCTGACGTCGGCAGGAAACACTAA
- the rplN gene encoding 50S ribosomal protein L14: MIQNYTYMDVADNSGAKQAMCFHVLGGSKRRYASLGDVIVVAVKEAIPQATVKKGDVSRAVIVRTTKEVRREDGSYIKFDRNACVLINKDGEPVGTRIFGPVARELRWKKFMKIISLAPEVL, translated from the coding sequence ATGATTCAGAACTACACTTACATGGACGTGGCCGACAACTCAGGAGCGAAGCAGGCCATGTGTTTCCACGTGCTGGGAGGATCAAAGCGACGGTATGCCTCGCTCGGGGACGTGATTGTCGTGGCCGTCAAGGAGGCTATTCCGCAGGCCACGGTCAAGAAGGGTGATGTGAGCCGGGCTGTCATCGTTCGGACCACGAAGGAGGTCCGCCGGGAAGACGGTTCCTACATCAAGTTCGATCGCAACGCATGCGTGCTCATCAACAAGGACGGCGAACCGGTCGGGACGCGCATCTTCGGCCCGGTCGCGCGTGAATTGCGTTGGAAGAAGTTCATGAAAATTATTTCGTTGGCTCCGGAAGTTCTCTAG
- the rplR gene encoding 50S ribosomal protein L18 — translation MNSADKASHLERRKQRVRQRVFGTDERPRLNVFRSRGHIYAQIINDLKGTTLVAASSLDKSLRSALKSTSSIAAAKAVGTLLAERAKGAKVQTVVFDRGGRLYHGRVKALADASREGGLKF, via the coding sequence ATGAATAGTGCAGACAAAGCCAGTCATTTAGAAAGAAGAAAACAGCGTGTGCGGCAACGGGTGTTCGGTACGGATGAAAGACCTCGATTGAATGTCTTTCGGAGCAGAGGGCATATCTACGCACAGATCATCAACGACCTTAAGGGGACGACGCTGGTTGCGGCTTCTTCCCTCGATAAATCGTTGCGGTCTGCACTGAAGTCTACGAGTAGCATTGCGGCTGCCAAAGCGGTGGGAACGCTGCTGGCTGAACGGGCCAAAGGCGCCAAGGTTCAGACGGTTGTGTTCGATCGGGGAGGACGCCTCTATCACGGGCGAGTCAAAGCCCTGGCCGATGCCTCGCGAGAGGGCGGTCTGAAGTTCTAA